In Mangifera indica cultivar Alphonso chromosome 14, CATAS_Mindica_2.1, whole genome shotgun sequence, the DNA window CATACAATCTTGAGTTGAACACCATCAAGAATGACATACTTGCTCTACAAGACTCAATTACTGCCACAGAATTACAGCTTTTGAAGCTAACTGTGAGGGGGGAGTTTTTGGGCAGTGATTCTGTTGGTCGATTATATTGGTTTTCACCTATGTCTGGTATGCATCCTCGGATTATCGTTGATGGGAGTTTTACATTGCATCAAGGACGGAAAAAGCTGGATTTTCGAAAGCAAATGGGCAAAAATTCAGTCTTGCAGACTTCCACTTCATTGGACACAGAGGGCTCAAAAGCTTGCTGCCCATTTACCTACGATTCTAATGTTACTATGGCTAGTCCACAATGGTTTTTTTATCAAACTGATGCTGAAGTTGAAGAACTGATTCGGTGGTTGAAGGACAACAACCCAAAAGAGAGAGAACTGAAAGAGTCTATTCTGCACTGGCAAAGGCTAAGATTCCAGGATCCTGAACAAACTAAAAACCAAGTGCAGGATGACTGCCAGAGTTGTTTGAGAACACCCAATAATAGTGAAAAAGCTTTACTTATTGATTGTCTCGTTACTAAGGCAGCCGCCTTGCTGGAGAAAAAGTATGGTCCTTGCTTTGACTCAGAAACCACTGAAATCATGAGGAAGCGGGGAAAAAAGGCAAGAATGACTAGTGAAGAGAAAATGTATCGTTGTGAATGCTTAGAACTGATCTGGCCTTCCAGAAACCACTGCCTCTCATGCCACAGAACTTTTTTCACTGATGTTGAATTTGAGGAGCATAATGATGATAGGTGCAGTTTAGTCTTTATGAAGAGCAAAGAGATATATAATTCTTCAAAAGTGAAGGTGAATATGAAATCTGACATACCTAGGGAAGCATGCACTTCTGAAATTGATGTTGTTGGAACTTCTAAAGGTGGGTGCAATGACATGGGCTCACcattgataaaatttcaaaatgaggGGTTAGTATGCCCTTTTGACTTGGAGGAGATAAGCTCCAAGTTTATGACGAAAGATTCTAACAAAGAATTGATACAGGAGATTGGTCTCATTGGTTCAAAAGGAACCCCCTTGCTCGTCCCATCTGTATCTCCTTTCCTGAGTGACCCTACTTTCATGTTAATTTCTCCTCAAAAAGAGGTGGATGGAGCAGGGAATGAGTTGAAAGCTGGCAAGATACTGTTATCTGCAGAAGCAAACCAGTTTGTGACTAATGCTGGCAATGACAACACCACTGATAATTCTTCTAGACAATCAGCTGCAACTGGGATAGCTGAAGTACTTAGAAGTAATAAACCAGCCTTGGGATGTTctaaacaaaaagataaaagatccTTTTCAGATAGACGATTTTCTGAAGTTGGGGTTGCTCACTGTTGTGTCATTCCCCAATCTTCATTGAGGCCGTTAACTGGTAAGGTGTCACCGATAATAAGGCGTCTCAAGATTAATTTACTTGATATGGAGGCTGCACTCCCTGAAGCAGCTTTGAGACCTTCAAAGGCCGATGCCAAAAGGAGGTGGGCTTGGCGTGCATTTGTTAAATCTGCAGAAACTATATATGAGGTTGGTTTCATTCCCTTGTTATTATGAGTACTTTGTTCAGTGATAAATTTCTGTCTATGGCTTGTTTCAATTTGCTGTTTTGAAGTTCTTTCATAGTTTATCTCTTTGAGGTACTGTCGACTGAATTCTCTGTTGTAGGGTGCACAATCATGTTGTTTTCCTTTTTGCTAGGAGATAATTCAATAGGAAACTTGACTATTGGTTCAAGAATATGATTCATGGTTTCTGCATGTCCACAAGATCTAAGTATGGAGAATATGTGGTCTTGTTTTGCTGTTTgagtataataaaaatgtacTAGATAATTGTGTAATGACtgttttaattctttctttcaaaGTTGCTCATTTGTTAGTTATTCTCTTTGAAGGCATGGATTTGTTGAGACTTACATTTTACTTCATTTGTTCTCTATTAGATAGTCCAGACTACAATTATATTGGAAGACATGATCAAGTCTGAGTATTTGAGGAATGAGTGGTGGTATTGGTCATCATACTCAGCAGCTGCCAAAACATCCACTATTTCTTCTCTTGCCTTGCGGATTTACTCCCTTGATGCAGCCATTGTTTATGAGAAGTCCTTATCCAATTCTGATGTGATTGACGATTTGAAGCTCAGCAGCATACTGGAGCACAAGTCACTGCCCGGTTCAGAATTGGCTGAAAATTTCAAAGTAAGCCGAAAATCTAACAAGAAGCGAAAGGAACCAGATGGTTGATTTCGGTTTATGTGGCTTTTGAATTCAGTGGGAGAGGCAATCCAGACATATTAGGTCCTGGTGCCAATGGAAAGTGACAGCCTACCTGTGTTgtaaaaatgaagaaggttTGTATAATCAAGAACACATTTGTGTCTATCTCAATCAAATTGATCATGCGGCTAATTTGGGACCCAAAGGCAATGCGGCCACTGCTGCTGTTGCTTCAGGTACGTGTATATATAAACCTGACAATGCTAACTTGGATTTGGAAGCAGAGTCCTAAAGCTACATTTATTCTGAAGTTGTATTCATGAGGACTTGTGGATTAGTGGGAATGCTTCCAGTTTTGGACTGCTTTTTGCTTCAATGTTTAGATTTGTTCTTGGAATGACGGGCGAAACTGAACAAATTTTTCTTAGATAAGCACAAGCCATACACATCTACCAGATGAATTAGTGTAAAATGGAAAAAGAACAGAAAATCAAACTGAGCAGATTAGTACTCTCATTCTTTATTCATTTCTTAATTTCCGTGTCTCACTGCTTTCCTCATCACTTCTggtttttttgtcttttggtATTTCCTAACTTGCCATAATGTAGGAAGAATGAAAATTCATTCATTCCTTTGTCAGAGGTTACCTGTGTTTGCTTGCAAAGAATTTTATGGTGGAAATTGACATCATACTCACCtattttaactcaatttagTTTACTAGCCCTGAGGATTCTTTTTCCTAGGAACTTAACTAAGAGGGATACCATAACTGAAAATGGAGAAATGCAGGAAGTTACATTGAGGAGATATATGGTCCCTTAGAGTTTGGTAGCTTCTTATATGGTTTAGTTTGTGGAGAAACATTAATTTTCTCATTGGCTTTTCGCTTATTGAAACTTTTCATTTAGGTGTGTTGTTAATATGCTCCCAGGCCATGTGATATAAGACATCCTAAAGTTGAGGCACGTAAGTTAGGCATAGGCATCTGACTGGATTATCCACCGCATATGGGGTTTATGCTGTTTTTGGAGGCAAACTTGCTGATATTCTTCCTTTCTCCCAAAATTCTTGTTTCTTAGCTTGGTGAGCAGGACATTGGCATCTCTTTGTTTCCTTGCCAATCAAAGTCCTGCTAGGAAATGGAGAATGTACTTTAAGCGGGTGCTTATGTACCATTCAGAGAGATGGAAGAACAGGATAATAAAGGGAAAAGGAGAATAGTAGGAATTACGATTAAAGTTTATTTATTGCAAGTTGGAAGTGGCTGATGATGTGTGGTGTGTTGACAGTTGATCCCCACCAATGTTCCTCCAtgggaaagaaaatgaaattcataCTTGTTTAGGAGTTGAAAGCTGAATGCGAATTGTTAGCCACTGTTTTGGGGTTAAATCAATTACATTAAGGAAATGAAACCCCAGATTTAGTTACCAGTTTTATGATCACTGGATGAGTTAAGTCAAaagtttaatgtttttaaagGGGATTTGAATTTTTACACACTCTTGCTTCTATTGCTTAAGATcactaagagaaaaaaatatcttcttggtAGGTTCATCTGGcttcaaatatatctatatttttggttttaagtttttcttcaattgCGCGAGTTCTTGGTTAAGGTGAGATCTTCTTTAGATAGTTAAGAGTTCATGTTGAGGTCAAAATTTATGCATGGTGGGcacttcatttttatttattattcaccATAATTGTAATAGCAACACAAAATTTCCTTTGACTTTGAACACAGTTTTATTCATACCAAGCCCCATACATCAACATATAAAGCCAATACTTTTCTATGGTTTTCAACTGATAATGCTTCAACAGAAAATACAAACACCAAATATTAAACAAAGCCTAGTGACCCCTAAGATGACCACACCCACCAATCCAATGGCTCCTCAGGCTGCTGATTCTGTGCAGCCACAAACACATCAGGGAAGTAACTTTGCCCATCATCACTCCCATCCTCCTCCTCCATGCATCCCCTGTATTTATCACTAGCAAAATATGAAATCGAATCACCACTGTCGACTATCTGTGGACAATCCTCATCCACCACTGCACTTACACCACTCAGCCTATCCTCCACCTTATTGCTCAATTGGGCTGCCGAAACTCCTGCCATTTCTGTTCCCACCGCCTCTTTAGTATTCTCTTCTTTTGCTCCAACTTTCTCAGTTAAAGAAACCACCTAGAGTTCGGGTTACAATTAGATTAGTTAATCAAGCTATGTCAAAAAGGAATcaattttgttatgaaaatcACATATCCAAAGTAAAAGTATATTCGTCTTCATATGGCGTTTCACAATGGTATCTTTTGAATAAAGTTGGGCTTAGAACATAtgctaaatttgaaaactcaaatattcgtCTTCATATGGCGATTCAAGTTTTTGCCTTAAATCGAATCTCAAATTTAGAACATAAAGATCATAGGTGTCCAACAACATCCAGAGTCTCAAAAACATAGTTGATTATTCACATGCAGAACATAACTTGAAAAGGTTAAATTTGTGATCTAGAAATAGATTTAGTTGTatgattatgtttgattaattgtATTAATATACCTGAGATTTGAGATTTTCGTTCTCCTTGAGAATGGTGTCATAGTTAGAGAGGAGAGCATCATAAGAAGCTTTAAGGAGATCGTAATCTCTTTCAAGTTGCTTGGTCTTCCACCGAGCACGGCGGTTCTGGAACCAAATAGCCACCTGTCTCGGTTGCAATCCTAGCTTCTTAGCCAACTGGGTCTTCCGTTCTGGCTCCAGTTTGTTCTCTGCCTCAAAGCTCTTCTCCAGCAGACTCACCTGATTAACATAACAAAACAAACATAATCACCCCATGAAAatggatttatattttatgctttTTATTTAGTTGTTGAGACAATTGATTCAGTCAGCTGCCTTTGTTAAACACAAAGACCTCATCAGGTGCCAAAAAGCGAATCTAAACTCTGTAATACTGTCCCTATCTAacagagaattaaaaaaaaaaaaaaagccgaACTTTACGCTTATAAGGCTTAAATAACAAGCAGAAGTGTAGATATTGATCTTAAAGGAATATAGAACTCAAGCAAATTGAAAAGTCCTGAGTAAAAATTAGGCAACCTGCTCGGGAGATAAGCGGCGCTTTTTCTCAGCCGACTGTTCGTCATAATAGCAGTCATCGAACAAGTCATCTGGTGAAGTGAAGAAAGGTCGCCTCTTTGAGTTTTCCTCAATGCTCATCATCGATCTTGCTccttcaaaccaaattaaataaaacaaaaccaatcaaaatttaaatatatcagTGACCAAATAGATAGAAGTATGATGACCAAGATCGATCAATCAATCAcgttcaaactaaaaaattcaagattGTTCCTTCTGTTAATATCTCAGAAACCACAAATCATAAatccaaataaatttaaaagaaaaaaaaaagcagcccacatctttttatcttcttttacaGAAGAAAATGAGTCACAACATGAAGAAAATTACCTCGAAATAAGTAATCGCCATTTCCGGGGAACAACATGTTGCCATGGCAGGCTAGAGAAGGGTCGAAGAAAAGACGTCCAGACTCCATGACAAAACCTTgcaattatctctttctctaTGTATTATACAAGTAGGTAAGTATATATCCTCGTCGCTAGCTCTGTCAGCAGCTCTCCACCGACTTATGAACACAAAAACAATCTAAAAGGAAGGGTTGTGAGtggacgacgacgacgacgatgATGAGAAGTAGAGCTTAAACAATACtgattaaaaattagaaaatcatAAGCTTGTGACGAAAGAAGCTAGTAGTCCACAGCAACCTCGCCGGTGTTTCCAAAGGACATATACAAAATCCCATCACGCCACCACCAACCTTACCCAGCTCCgaccaaaattttgtttaatt includes these proteins:
- the LOC123196857 gene encoding homeobox-leucine zipper protein HAT5-like codes for the protein MESGRLFFDPSLACHGNMLFPGNGDYLFRGARSMMSIEENSKRRPFFTSPDDLFDDCYYDEQSAEKKRRLSPEQVSLLEKSFEAENKLEPERKTQLAKKLGLQPRQVAIWFQNRRARWKTKQLERDYDLLKASYDALLSNYDTILKENENLKSQVVSLTEKVGAKEENTKEAVGTEMAGVSAAQLSNKVEDRLSGVSAVVDEDCPQIVDSGDSISYFASDKYRGCMEEEDGSDDGQSYFPDVFVAAQNQQPEEPLDWWVWSS